A single genomic interval of Cucumis sativus cultivar 9930 chromosome 5, Cucumber_9930_V3, whole genome shotgun sequence harbors:
- the LOC101216008 gene encoding LOW QUALITY PROTEIN: puromycin-sensitive aminopeptidase (The sequence of the model RefSeq protein was modified relative to this genomic sequence to represent the inferred CDS: deleted 2 bases in 1 codon; substituted 1 base at 1 genomic stop codon): MARLVLPCKSVGLARNNLLGLISSAPVRAAHRCVNSFGISVKRSTRQRPLFTSQVKSGLNYRFPYHLPFGTKQASRKLICSVATEPLQEKAEENKMDAPKEIFLRDYKMTDYYFETVDLKFLLGEEKTIVNSRITVFPRVEESNAPLVLNGEDMKLISIKINSEDLKEGDYYLDSRQLKIHSPPAGTFTLEIANEIQPQKNTSLEGLYKSSGNFCTQCEAEGFRKITYYQDRPDIMAKYTCRIEADKSLYPVLLSNGNLIEQGDLEGGKHYALWEDPFKKPCYLFALVAGKLVSRDDTFITRSGRKVSLKIWTPAEDLLKTGHAMYSLKAAMKWDEDVFGLEYDLDLFNIVAVPDFNMGAMENKSLNIFNSKLVLASPETASDADYAAILGVIGHEYFHNWTGNRVTCRDWFQLSLKEGLTVFRDQEFSSDMGSRAVKRIADVSRLRNYQFPQDAGPMAHPVRPHSYIKMDNFYTGKCYSLWVCTKFQLFVCSFLSNFCFFSSIYXYEFLFEPWVFNLLLLSSYDLTRVLYQLEHAVTVYEKGAEVVRMYKTLLGSQGFRKGMDLYFKRHDGQAVTCEDFYEAMRDANDVDFANFLLWYSQAGTPQVNVTSSYNPDGHTYTLKFSQYVPPTPGQPIKEPMFIPVALGLLNSSGCNMPLSSVYHDGVLQSICGANQQPVFSTVLRLTKKEEEFVFSEVPERPVPSLFRGYSAPVRVETDLSDDDLFFLLANDSDEFNRWEAGQVLARKLMLQLVADHQQHKPLVLTSKFVQGLKSILRDTSLDKEFIAKAITLPGEGEIMDMMEVADPDAVHAVRTFIRKELAYALKEDLLTTVHNNRSSENYEFNHPEMARRALKNTALVYLALIEDTEIADLVLHEYKIASNMTEQFAALAAIAQKPGETRDKILADFYSKWQHDYLVVNKWFALQAMSDIPGNVENVRNLLNHKAFDLRNPNKVYSLIGGFCGSIVNFHSKDGSGYKFLGEIVMQLDKINPQVASRMVSAFSRWKRYDETRQELAKGQLEIIMSANGLSENVFEIASKSLAA; this comes from the exons ATGGCTCGGTTGGTTCTACCATGCAAGAGCGTGGGATTGGCAAGGAATAACCTCTTGGGTTTGATTTCATCTGCTCCT GTTCGAGCTGCACATAGGTGTGTTAATTCATTTGGAATTTCAGTCAAACGTAGCACTAGACAGAGGCCCTTATTCACTTCACAG GTGAAATCTGGACTGAATTATCGCTTTCCATATCATTTGCCGTTT GGGACTAAACAAGCTAGTAGGAAGCTGATTTGTTCAGTTGCAACAGAACCATTGCAAGAAAAAGCTGAAGAGAACAAAATGGATGCAcctaaagaaatatttttgagAGATTACAAGATGACTGATTACTATTTTGAGACG GtcgatttgaaatttttgttgggTGAGGAGAAAACAATTGTCAATTCAAGAATAACGGTGTTCCCTAGAGTTGAAG AGTCCAATGCTCCTCTGGTTTTGAATGGTGAGGATATGAAGTTGATTTCAATTAAGATTAACAGTGAGGACCTGAAG GAGGGTGATTACTATCTGGACTCCCGCCAATTGAAGATTCACTCACCACCTGCTGGAActtttactttggaaattgCCAATGAGATACAGCCTCAGAAAAACACATCTTTGGAG GGATTATATAAATCATCTGGAAATTTCTGCACACAATGTGAAGCTGAAGGTTTCCGGAAGATCACGTATTACCAG GACCGTCCAGATATAATGGCAAAGTACACATGTCGCATAGAGGCCGATAAGTCATTGTACCCAGTGCTGCTCTCTAATGGAAATCTTATAGAACAGGGTGATTTAGAG GGTGGAAAACATTATGCCCTTTGGGAGGATCCCTTTAAGAAACCCTGCTACTTGTTTGCTTTAGTAGCTGGCAAGTTGGTAAGCAGAGACGATACTTTTATTACTCGTTCGGGTAGGAAAGTCTCCTTGAAGATATGGACCCCAGCTGAAGACTTACTCAAGACTGGGCATGCCATGTATTCCTTGAAGGCAGCTATGAAATGGGATGAAGAT GTTTTTGGATTAGAATATGATCTGGATCTCTTCAATATTGTGGCTGTTCCAGATTTCAACAT GGGAGCCATGGAAAACAAGAGTTTGAAT atttttaattcaaaacttGTCTTGGCATCTCCGGAGACTGCTTCTGATGCAGATTATGCTGCCATATTAGGAGTTATTGGTCATGAG TATTTCCACAACTGGACTGGCAACAG GGTGACATGTCGTGATTGGTTCCAGCTGAGCCTTAAGGAAGGCCTTACTGTTTTCCGTGATCAG GAATTTTCGTCTGACATGGGAAGTCGTGCTGTGAAAAGAATTGCTGATGTTTCAAGACTTAGAAACTATCAGTTTCCTCAG GATGCTGGTCCTATGGCTCATCCAGTTCGACCACATTCCTATATCAAG ATGGACAATTTTTACACAGGAAAGTGTTATTCTCTATGGGTTTGCACAAAATTCCAGctatttgtttgttctttcctttccaatttttgtttcttttcttcaatt tactgatatgaatttctttttgaaCCTTGGGTTTTCAATTTGCTTCTTCTATCAAGTTATGATCTAACAAGGGTCCTGTACCAACTTGAACATGCAGTGACG GTCTATGAGAAG GGTGCTGAAGTCGTGAGGATGTACAAAACCTTATTGGGAAGTCAAGGATTTAGAAAA GGCATGGATCTTTACTTTAAAAGACATGATGGTCAAGCTGTTACCTGTGAAGATTTCTACGAGGCAATGCGAGATGCAAATGATGTTGATTTTGCTAACTTCTTATTATG GTACTCTCAAGCCGGGACCCCTCAAGTCAATGTTACATCATCTTACAATCCTGATGGTCATACATACACTTTAAAGTTCTC GCAATATGTTCCGCCAACTCCTGGGCAGCCAATTAAAGAGCCAATGTTTATACCTGTTGCTCTTGGTTTGCTAAACTCGTCTGGTTGTAATATGCCTCTTTCCTCCGTATATCATGATGGGGTATTGCAGTCTATATGTGGAGCTAATCAACAGCCAGTCTTCTCCACAGTCCTCAGGCTGACTAAG aaagaagaagagttcGTCTTCTCGGAAGTACCTGAGCGGCCAGTTCCATCTTTGTTTAGGGGCTACAGTGCTCCTGTCCGTGTGGAAACAGATCTAAGTGATGATGATCTATTTTTCCTCCTCGCCAATGATTCAGATGAGTTCAACCG TTGGGAGGCTGGACAAGTGTTGGCTCGGAAACTGATGCTCCAACTGGTGGCTGATCACCAACAACATAAGCCATTGGTTCTCACCTCAAAGTTTGTTCAGGGTCTGAAATCCATACTTCGTGACACAAGTTTGGATAAA GAATTCATTGCCAAAGCAATAACACTTCCTGGCGAAGGGGAAATAATGGACATGATGGAGGTCGCAGATCCTGATGCTGTTCATGCTGTTCGAACTTTCATTAGGAAGGAACTGGCCTATGCATTGAAAGAAGATCTTCTTACTACA GTACACAACAATAGAAGTTcagaaaattatgaatttaacCATCCTGAAATGGCCAGGCGTGCTTTGAAGAATACTGCTCTAG TATATCTTGCATTAATTGAGGATACTGAGATTGCGGATCTTGTGCTTCATGAGTATAAGATTGCCTCGAATATGACTGAGCAATTTGCAGCTTTGGCAGCTATAGCTCAGAAGCCAGGTGAAACTCGTGACAAGATTCTTGCTGACTTCTATAGCAAGTGGCAGCATGACTATTTG GTTGTCAATAAATGGTTTGCTCTTCAAGCCATGTCAGACATTCCTGGTAATGTCGAGAATGTTCGGAACCTCCTAAATCACAAGGCCTTTGACTTGCGAAATCCAAACAAGGTATATTCTTTGATTGGAGGCTTCTGCGGATCAATTGTTAACTTTCACTCAAAGGACGGATCGGGCTACAAATTCTTGGGAGAAATTGTCATGCAACTAGACAAAATTAATCCCCAG GTTGCCTCTCGAATGGTCTCTGCATTCTCAAGATGGAAGCGTTATGACGAAACGCGACAAGAACTTGCCAAG GGACAACTGGAGATCATAATGTCTGCCAATGGACTGTCtgaaaatgtgtttgaaattGCATCAAAAAGCTTAGCAgcttga